Part of the Methanobacterium alcaliphilum genome is shown below.
TTATATACTCCTACGCCCCTTTTTTGCCATGAAGGAACCTCTGCAATATTTATGCCTCTTTTAAATAGTAATTCGTGCATTTGATTGCTTTTTAAACCATTTAAGTTAGCCATGGCTTCATTTTTTCCCATTTCTTTTCTGAGAGTCCAGTAAGTATAACCATTAAGACAATTTCTCCAAGCTTCATTTTGCCTTTGTTTAAAATACTCACCTACTAATTCTCGAGATAAAGGAATAACTCTGCAATCAAATGAAACCGCGCTTAATGTCTTAAAAAGCTCTTCATTTTTAATCTCTGATTTTTCTAAAAATTTACTTCGAGCCCAGTTAAATAAGAATGATGTTGCTGTAAAACTTGCAAAAACAGAATCAATTTTCTCTAATCTTCCCGAAAACGGAACATCATCCAGTACAATATTGAATTCATCAGAAAATGTGTAAATAAACGATGGGGCGAATTCTCGAAAAATATTAATAGCAGTATTTACCATTACCTCAGCAAAAAAAGGATCGAAAGGTTTTTTAAGCCCAATATTTTTAGAAAAATTGTAAAACCCCCTACCATCCAGTCTAAGCAGAATCCTGGATCCTCCAGGCATTTTTAAATTAGAAAAAATTTCATATTCCCTCATGAAAATTAACAACCCGCATTAACCTAATATTTAAGTACCCACAATAAAATTCTCATTTAAACTTTTAAGAAGTTTTATAGCAGAATATGCTGCTAAAACACTAGTTTTAGGGTTTATTGCGCATCTTATGTTTTTGGTGGTGGTTTTAAATTCACCAAAATCCCCTTCTACCAGAACTTCATGGACATTTCGATCCACTTCAGGATCCACTATTATTTTCACATCCACATCCATTCCACAAGCAATGCTTAATGCAGCAGCTACATTGATATTTACTGGAAATTTTTTTACTGCCTCAGATGCTTTACCTTCATATAAAGTTTTTTTCTCCTCAGTAGCCATACCTAATGATTTAGGTGGTTTTCGAGTAGTTAATGTAGCTTTTCGGATAGTACCAATTGAAGCTGCTTTTATTCCATCCAATCCTACAATAGCTCCAGAAGGTGCGTATACACGAGCATTATTATCTCGTGCTATTTTTTCAAGCTTATTTTTGATATCTGCATCCATTAAAGCACCAATACTCATGATAATGACATTTTTACCTTTTTGGAGTATTCTTGGAACTACCTCCACTACAGCAGCAGGAGCCGCCGCTTCTATAACTATGTCCACCTGATCCAACATGTCATCTATTTCTAAAACAGCAGTTCCGTCAATTTGAGAAGCTAAATTTTCAGCTCTTTCAACATCCCGATCATAAAAATATTTTAATTCGACTCCTAATTTGTCTTCCAGAGCAAAATTTGTAATAATATTTGCTATTGCCCCACAGCCGATTATTCCCACTATCATAAAATATCCTCGCTTAAAAAGAAAATTACTAAATCAATATATTAAAACTAATTAATCAGATGAATATACTGTAAAATGCATTATTAAATAATTCTGTTAGTAAATATTAATAAATTAAAAAAAAAGTTATTGTGTGGTGATTGGTTTCTTCTCAGGAGGTGTTAATGGAGTGATTAGTAATATATCTCCAACAGCCTGAACACGATCATAAGAAATATCCATGACTCCATCTTCTCGAAGAGGTCTTATTTCATCTGCTTCAGGAACTATCCGTATGCTGGTTTTAATTACTTCTTTAAGCCCTACATTTTTTTTATCAGGACTCATAGCCCTAACTTTAAGATTGGAAACTCTACCCTTTTTAATGTTGAGAACTACATCTTGAACTCTTCCCACATAATTTCCCCGGACCGTATATATGTCTAGACCATAAAGATTGGATAATTCAACCATTTTTCCACCACCAGATTTTTAAATAATATTCCATTTTAATTGAAAGACATTTCAAAGTCTTAATAACTTTTAAATTTATAATTGTTAGATATTTTATCATTTAATAACTTAAATACTTTAGTACCGAAAACAGACTAATGATTAATTTCAAGTAAGTATTTATTTGTACTCTGAAAACATATTTTTTATAATTCTATTAAAATAAAAATGCAAACAAAAATATAAAATATTATGTCTAATTACTCAATAATTCAAAAAGTGATACCATGTGGGATACCAGTAAAGATTACAGATTATTAGTTGCAGAAAAATCAATAGATTTATTTACAAGGACTATAGAAGGAGGAAATTTCAAGGGGCATTGGAAAAAGAAGTTAGCTATTCAAACCGCCCGTGAAATGGGTCGAGAACTACAAGCCATTATTTATTCTTATATGGAACCTCAAGATCTCCTGGTATCCCCTCAAATCAGCACCCTAAAAGAAAAAATAGAAAAGATTCAGGAATATTTAGGTGGTGAAGATTGGAGTAAACATTTCCTTGAACTTGCAAATAGAGATGAAAAAGAAAAACTCGAAGAAAATATAGCTAAAGTTAGATTTTTCCTTAATACATTCTTAAATTTAGAAAAGCGGATATCGCTTGGTCCAATTAATGACCCCATAATTGGAATTGACATTATCGTAGGTGAAATTATGAGTGTTAGTAAACATCCCCAAGCTGACAATTTACTTATTTGTAATGTTAATGTGGGTTTGAGGGCCATGACCATAGTTACCAATGATTTAGAAGTAAAAGATGGAAACCATGTGGCTATCTCACTGCTACCGCCCAGCACATTTATGGGGGTAACTAGTGAAGGAATGTTCTTAGGTGCAGGGGAAGGTATTTTGAAAAATGTTGATGGGAACTTAGGTGAAATTCCCCACGGAATACCTTTAGACGCATTAAATGAAGCCAGAAATTTAGTTGAAAACTTTTTAAAAGGATAATTCCAATTTTCCTTTCAATTAATTTTTTATATTCCCTCTTCAATGAAAAAAGAATTATTTTTAATTAGTATTTAAAACAATTAATTTAGTGCGGGTCATATCCTCGATTGCATATTTTAAGCCTTCTTTTCCAAGGCCACTCATTTTAAACCCACCAAAAGGCATATTATCAGTGCGGAATGTTGACTGCTTATTAATCATGACAGATCCCGCATCTATTTCTTTAGCGGCTTTTAGTGCATGATGAATATTTTCAGTATATATGCCTGCCTGTAAACCATATTGGGTGTCATTTGCAACTTTTATTGCCTCTTCAATACCATTTACCCTTATAATTGGAGAAATAGGGCCAAATGTTTCACTGTTTACAACGGGCATTTCACTTTTAACATAGTCCAGAACAGTAGGCATGTAAATATTGCCTTTCCTTTCGCCACCACATAGTAATTGAGAACCTTTATCTATAGCATCATTAACTACATTTTCTACATGTGACGCTGCTTCAACATTAATCAATGGCCCCACATCAGTTTTTGGATTTAAAGGATCCCCCACATTGAGTTTTAGAGTTTTTTTGGTGATTTTTTCAGCAAATTCATCTGCAACATTATGATCTACAATTAAACGTTTTACTGCAATACAAACCTGTCCCGCATTGAGATAAGATCCCCTTACAGCCCCTAAAACAGCTTCATCCAAATCTGCATCTCCTAAAACTATTAATGGATCATTACCTCCTAATTCGAGTGTTATTTTCTTCATCCCTGCCTTTTGAGAAATTCTTTTTCCAACCTCTACGCCACCAGTAAATGAAATTTTATTCACCAAATCACTACTTACCAATTCATCACCAATAACACTCCCCCTACCGGTGACTACATTCATAGAACCTTTAGGGAAATAGTCCGCGACTATTTTAGATAATTTAATAGCAGTTAAAGGAGCGGATAATGAGGGTTTTAAAATAACAGCATTTTTAGCCGCTAGAGCCGGAGCTAATTTATGTATAGCCAAATTCAAAGGATAATTAAAAGGAGTAATTGCACCAACAACCCCTAATGGAATTTTTATAGAAAACCCAAGAAAACCTTTACCCCCAATCCCCGCATCTAAAGGAATTGATTCACCATAAATACGCTTTGATTCTTCAGCAGCAAACTTAAAAGTATCTACTGATCTTTTAACTTCATCTTTAGCTGCACTAATAGGTTTTCCAGTTTCTAATGTGATTAACTTTGAAAAATCATCTGATTTTTCTGAAATTTCATTGGAAATATTGTAAAGGGCTTCCGATATTTTTCTAGAAGACATATTATTTAAATCAATTTTTGCATCATTAGCAGCATTTATTGCTTTTTTAATATGTTCTGAATTCCCCAAAGGTACAGTACCAACTATATCATTATTAAATGGATTTAATACATCAATTTTTTCATCTAAATCTATTAATTCCCCATTTATCAGCATTTCCATCATCAAATCTCCTTTTTTTGAGAGAATTAGTAATTAAAAATAAAATAAATAAATAATAATATAAAAAATTAGAAATCGTTTTTCAAATTCTGTATGGAATTAGTCATTTCTTGAACATCAGTGGAATTAATCTCATTACCAATATTAGTAACATAATTTCGATACGATAATGCACCTATAATAACTATAACTATCATTCCACCAAAGAGCAGTACTAATTCTGCAGATCCTTGAGCTCTTTCATCTTTAAAAATATTCATTTTAAACACCCTAACCTCCGACAACTAGAATTCCAAATTTTCCAACTAAAAGGAATATACCATAAGCAGCAATAGCTAATGGCACGGCAAATTTAACTCCTTTTTTAGCGCTACCATACAATATAATACCAATTAATAATCCTGCGATGACGGAGTGAATTATAATATAACCACCGGCTGCAGTTACTGCTGCACCTAATAATGGATTGGGTTTTCCCAAAGATTCAATGAACCCCGAATAAACCATTATCATCCCTAAAGCAAAAGGTGCTGCAACAATAGCCGCAATAATCAGAAACATGACCGACATCATTACATTAGCTTTTCTTTCCCGTTTTAAAGCTAAAACTGCCCTTAAATCTTCAGCAACCGTTTCAATAACATCTGAAAGACTACCTCCAGCTCTTCGGCCTTCCAGTATCATACGGAATGTTCTATCCAGATTTTTTGATTTTAATCTTTCACCCATGGACATGATTGCATCATCAAAAGTACGGCCGATTTTTATCTCAATAACTGCTCTTTTGAGTTCATCATTTAGAGGGCCTCCACCATGCTTAGATACATCTTCAAGTGCAGTTTCCAAACCCACACCAGCTCTAAGTAGAGATGCCACTTGCCTTAAAAAATCAGGTGTGGTCTGTTCGATGGCATCTACTCTGCGTTCCATCATGAGAAAAATATAACCACCCATTAATACTGGGGGAATTAAAAATCCAACTACGCCAGAAATTATGGGATCGATTTCAGCTACAGAAGATACTACTAACGCAATTATTCCTATGAATATACTTGCAATAAATGCCAGAGTAAGAATTTCTGATGCCTTGACATACATACCACTACGTATTAATATTTCCTGAAATTTAATAAGGAGATTGTCTGGTATGATGCCATCTATAATATTTGCTATTGGAGAGAGTGCTTGTGGGATAACAGCCAATTTATCCACCTGATTAGATTGGTTAATATAAATTTTAATATAATATTTAGTTATACAATATTTATTATGATAATATATGATATTTATACATTGTTTTATTTCTTTGGTTTTTGTTTTTAAAAACTTTGTTTTCAAATAAATTCAAATACATTTTAAAAATTTATAATCCAGTAATTAGTTTTAATATTTAACAATGACAACTTAATAATGATTTAGATCATCATGAGCAAATATTAACATTAAAAAATGATTTAGATAAAGAATAAGCCATTTTACTATCATTTCTTAATATAAATCATGAGATAACTTACTTAGAACCTTCGCTTGATTTTTAACAATTACCATGTCTTCCACACGGACCCCAAACTCTCCTTCTAAATAAATACCCGGTTCAATGGTAATTACCATGTTTTTTTCAAGAACGGAATCGTCCTTTATAGACAGTGACGGCGCCTCATGAACTTCTAATCCCACACCGTGCCCTGTGGAATGAATAAAATTATCACCATAACCATATTCTGTAATTACATTTCTAACCACAGAATCTATCTCACTGACCGGAACACCTGGACTAATAGAATTTATACCTTCTTTTTGAGCTTCTAAAAGAATATTTTTTATTTCTTCTTGTTTTTCAGTTTTTACTATTGTTCGAGTTAAGTCTGAACAATAATTTTCAAATACTGCACCCCAATCTATCATAACAGGGGTATCTATTAAGTTTTTTGAGGGCCTTGCATGAGGAAGGCTTGATCTAGGCCCCGATGCTACAATAGTTTCAAAAGCGGTTTTTTGCGAACCATTTTTTTTCATCACATAATCTAATTCTGCCGCAACTTCCCATTCATTCCCCCTAATATCAATCTGTTTTATGGATTTTTCCGCAATAGAAAGTGATTTTTTTATTTTATTTATTTCATTTGAAGATTTAATCCGCCTAAATGGAGATATTAAATCTTGACATGAAAAATTCCAAGGCCCCTTAATTTTATTAAATATTCCTAAAGAAAGAGAATCCTCCAAAACTAATTTAGATATTTCTAAATCACTAATAAATGATTTTAATTCTTTAAATGATTTAAATTCTTCCACCGGAACTTTTGAAAAATTATTTGCTTCCTCCAAATCCATTTTATTTACATATAATACTGGTTCTTCCATCATCACCAAAACAGCAAAACTAGAAGGATTAAATTCAGTTAGATAAAAAATATTTTTATTTTCCATGAATAAAGAAGCAGGAATATTCTTTTCCACCATATTTTCCAATAATCGTTTGAAATTATCCATTAAAACACCTTAATAATATCCCATTAGTCTAAAATCAGCACAATACAGTTTATTGTCACTAATCTAAAACACCTTAATAATATCCCATTAGATCCGTGTATATTTATATTTGATTTAAAAATTACGTTATTTTAATAAAATATATTAACTTCAAATAAGTGCCACTTCCAATTAAAAATCATTAAAAACTACTTTTTTAAATCATATTAAATTTGTTTTTGTTGAATAACTGATTCCAGCGATTTTTTTAACATTTCCATTAATTCAGCAGGTATTGTCTTTGTAATTGGTTGAGGAATGTAGCCAAAATCAGGATCTTCAAAAATGGTTCCATTAAAAGTTACAGGATTTTTGTAGCGAGGCATTAAATGCCAGTGGATTTCAGGTTCAGGATTATCTGATCTAAAAGCAGAGTTTTTAAAGCAGCTCCAGTTGAAAAGATCTGGTTGAAATAGGCTTGTCAAACTTTCTTCTAAGAGTTTAACAATTTCTCCAAATTCTAACCATTCCGATTGATTTAAATCCATCAAATCCCTGCATTGCCTTTTTAATGCCAGAACACAGGTGCCGAAATATCTTTGACTAGGAGCAAGATATAAAATCCATTTATCGAATTCATAAATTTGAGTACCATAATATCCTTCAATTGCACAGTATTCACAAATAATAAGATCAAGCTCCTGAAACATTTGATAGAAAATATAACTACTAAGTTTTTATAACCATTCCCTCTGATTAGCATTATATTATTTATTAACAGATTAACCAAGATTAATTAGCATCCTATTAAATTTTATACTATTAAATAAATAAATACTAAACAAATTTTTATAAAATAATAATGAGCCTTTTATGTGATAATCAAAGAGGTGATTAGTTGTCTTCTCCATTGGATCTTAGAAAATTTGTAACTGCAGAATTTATTTTTGGTAATGGTGCCCGACTTTTAGCAGGCCGATATGCAAAAAATCTAGCTGCTAAAAAAATTTTAATTGTTACAGATCCAGGCATAGTTAAAGTAGGATTAGTTGACGAACTTTCAGATTTATTAAATAATGAAAATCTAGAATATGAAATTTACGATAATGTGAATCCTAATCCTAGAGATCATGAGGTTATGGAAGGTGCCGAAATATATTCCAGTGAAGAATGTAACCTTATTATTGCATTAGGCGGCGGAAGCCCTATGGATTGTGCAAAAGGAATTGGAATTGTCAGTTCTAACAACCAACATATTCTTGAGTTTGAAGGAGTAGATCAAGTTTCAATGCCATCACCTCCACTAATATGCATCCCTACAACTGCAGGGACCTCTGCAGATGTATCACAATTTGCAATAATATTAGATACCAAAAGACAAGTTAAAATTGCCATTATTAGTAAAGCCACCGTGCCGGATGCTGCCCTTATTGATCCAGGATCCACTATGACTATGAATATAGCTCTTACTGCAAACACTGGCTTTGATGCATTAATTCATTCTATAGAAGCTTACGTATCCAATGCGAGTTCACATATTACTGATCTTCATGCTCTGGATTCTATCAAATTAGTAAGTGAAAATATTATTCCAGTATTAGGCGACTTACAGAATATTGAATTAAGATCAAAGATGATGATGGGAAGCTTGGAAGGAGGGTTGGCATTCTCAAACGCTAGTTTAGGTTTAATTCATGCTATGGCCCATAGTTTAGGTGGTTTAAAAGATTTAGCACATGGGGAATGTAATGCCATATTACTTGAACATGTGATTGACTTTAATTTTGATTCGGAAATAAAAAAATACACCAAAATCAGCCAGGCCATGGGCATAAATATTGATGGGTTGAACCATACACAAGTAAAAGAAGAATTAATATCCCACATTAAAAATCTCAAAGAAACTGCTAAAATTCGGGGGAATTTATCCAACTTAGGTGTTAAAGAAGAAGACATAGAAGATCTTGCTAGAATGGCTTTGAACGACCCTTGCGTAGTGACTAATCCCGTGAGGCCTACAGTTCAGGATATAGAGGAGATATTTAGAAATGCCCTCTGAAAATTTTGATGAATGGGATAAACTCCGTGAAAAGATAATAGGATTTGGTGAAAAATCAATCCAGAAAAGTTATTATCCTGAGTTACAGGAACGTTTGAATGAATTAGAAAGATTTAAAACGCTTTTAGATCAAGCAAACGACGCTATTTTTCTTATAAAATTGCCTCAAGCCCATATATATGATTTAAACCATTCAGCTTATGTTCAGTTGGGTTATTTTTCTCATGAAATCCTAAAAAAACCAATCTTTGAATTAATAAACTCTGAAGATCATCATGTGGTTAAAGATATTTTTTTGAATATTGAATATTATAAAATAAATAAATTACAACATCCAGAAGGGCAAAATTTTGAGATTAATTTTATAAAAAAAGATTCTTCAAACATCACCATGGAAGTTAACATCAGTATTGTTAATTTTAGTGGATCTGATTATGCAGTGATGGTTGCAAGGGACATAACTGAGCGAAAACTATCTGAAGAAAAGATTAAAGCATCTCTCGAAGAAAAAAAGGTTTTATTAAAAGAAATACATCACCGTGTTAAAAATAATCTCCAAATTATCTCAAGTCTTCTCAGTTTACAATCAGATAATATAAAAGACAATCAGGACAAAAAAATTTTTAAAGAAAGCCAGGATCGGATTAAATCCATGGCCCTTATACACGAACAACTTTATCAATCTAAAGATCTGGCCCGGATTAATTTTGCCACATATGTAAATAATATGATGGTTTACCTTTTCCATTCATATTCCATGGATAAAATGATTGATTTAAAACTGGATTTAGATAATATAAATCTAGAAATTGAAACTGCTATTCCCTGTGGCCTTATTATCAATGAACTTGTCAGCAATAGTTTAAAACATGCTTTCAAAGGTAGAAATACTGGAGAGATTTTTATTAAATTTAAAATGTTTAATGAAAATCTGGTTCTGGAATTAATGGATGATGGAATTGGTTTTAATGATAATGAGATATATGAAAGCAATTCTTTAGGTTTAAAATTAGTGACTATATTAGTGGAACAGCTGGATGGCGAACTGGAAATTACCCATGAAAATGGAAGTGAATTTATCATTAAATTTAAGGAACATATTTATAATCCCCGTATATAACAAAATCAATTATCTAGGGAACATTAAGTTTCTATGTTAAATTTGTTTAAAACTAATTTTACGAATATTATTTTTATTTTAAGCATATTATGGAAACCATTATATGTTAAGAATATGTTTTAATAATTATGGTTAAATTCACTTCAAGAGAAATTAGAGATATCATTATATCCATGCTAGTGATTGCATTAGTCTTTGCTTTTGCGTTCTCTAACAAAAATCTTACCCTAACAATTAGTCTTTTCCCAATAACCCTCATTGCAGTTGGTTTAGGCTTTGTACTGCACGAACTATCCCATAAACTAGTAGCAATTAAATATGGTTTTTGGGCTGAATATAGATTATGGGTAGAGGGATTAATCCTTGCACTAGTAACCTCTTATTTTGGATTTGTATTTGCTGCACCTGGAGCGGTCTATATTCACGGAGAATATATAGACAAAGAACAAAATGGAAAAATATCACTGGCTGGGCCAGTCACCAACATCATATTAGCATTAATTTTCTTAGCATTGATTCCTTATGTCCAGGGATCTCTCATATTATCAGCCATAACACAACTAGGGTTTGCTATAAACAGTTTTTTGGCATTTTTCAATTTAATTCCATTTGCAATTTTAGACGGTGCAAAAATATTCAGATGGAACCCGCTAATATGGGTTATTGCTATTTTAATTGCAGGCAGTATGACTTTCTATTCAATGACCGGCGGATTATAATAAATAACCCAATATAATATTTTTTAAGGTTTTACTAAAAATAATAAATAGTATAGTGATTTAACATGTTTTCAGATGTTCCAGTGAAATACGTTGGATGCACACATCGTGCTTTGAAACCTTCTCAAACAATTGAGAAAGTTGAAAAAAAATTAAAAAAAGCAGGTGTGAGTCGTATTACAGATATTACACACTTAGATCGTGTTGGAATACCAGTATATTCTGCTATACGCCCTACTGCTCAAGAAGGCGCAGTGAGTATATACGCAGGTAAAGGAGCGACCCCAATACAAGCAAAAGCATCTGCCATGATGGAAGCATTTGAAAGATATTCTGCTGAAAAAATAGGCGAACATCAATCAAAAATTATCAAAGGCGATTTTGAAAAACTTGATAACTGTATAAA
Proteins encoded:
- a CDS encoding tRNA(His) guanylyltransferase Thg1 family protein, whose product is MREYEIFSNLKMPGGSRILLRLDGRGFYNFSKNIGLKKPFDPFFAEVMVNTAINIFREFAPSFIYTFSDEFNIVLDDVPFSGRLEKIDSVFASFTATSFLFNWARSKFLEKSEIKNEELFKTLSAVSFDCRVIPLSRELVGEYFKQRQNEAWRNCLNGYTYWTLRKEMGKNEAMANLNGLKSNQMHELLFKRGINIAEVPSWQKRGVGVYKVNKKVVGYNPLTKEEVSTTRKKISTNWDLPLFSDDFFKVILDK
- a CDS encoding aspartate dehydrogenase, whose product is MIVGIIGCGAIANIITNFALEDKLGVELKYFYDRDVERAENLASQIDGTAVLEIDDMLDQVDIVIEAAAPAAVVEVVPRILQKGKNVIIMSIGALMDADIKNKLEKIARDNNARVYAPSGAIVGLDGIKAASIGTIRKATLTTRKPPKSLGMATEEKKTLYEGKASEAVKKFPVNINVAAALSIACGMDVDVKIIVDPEVDRNVHEVLVEGDFGEFKTTTKNIRCAINPKTSVLAAYSAIKLLKSLNENFIVGT
- a CDS encoding PRC-barrel domain-containing protein encodes the protein MVELSNLYGLDIYTVRGNYVGRVQDVVLNIKKGRVSNLKVRAMSPDKKNVGLKEVIKTSIRIVPEADEIRPLREDGVMDISYDRVQAVGDILLITPLTPPEKKPITTQ
- a CDS encoding tRNA-binding protein — its product is MWDTSKDYRLLVAEKSIDLFTRTIEGGNFKGHWKKKLAIQTAREMGRELQAIIYSYMEPQDLLVSPQISTLKEKIEKIQEYLGGEDWSKHFLELANRDEKEKLEENIAKVRFFLNTFLNLEKRISLGPINDPIIGIDIIVGEIMSVSKHPQADNLLICNVNVGLRAMTIVTNDLEVKDGNHVAISLLPPSTFMGVTSEGMFLGAGEGILKNVDGNLGEIPHGIPLDALNEARNLVENFLKG
- a CDS encoding lactaldehyde dehydrogenase; translated protein: MEMLINGELIDLDEKIDVLNPFNNDIVGTVPLGNSEHIKKAINAANDAKIDLNNMSSRKISEALYNISNEISEKSDDFSKLITLETGKPISAAKDEVKRSVDTFKFAAEESKRIYGESIPLDAGIGGKGFLGFSIKIPLGVVGAITPFNYPLNLAIHKLAPALAAKNAVILKPSLSAPLTAIKLSKIVADYFPKGSMNVVTGRGSVIGDELVSSDLVNKISFTGGVEVGKRISQKAGMKKITLELGGNDPLIVLGDADLDEAVLGAVRGSYLNAGQVCIAVKRLIVDHNVADEFAEKITKKTLKLNVGDPLNPKTDVGPLINVEAASHVENVVNDAIDKGSQLLCGGERKGNIYMPTVLDYVKSEMPVVNSETFGPISPIIRVNGIEEAIKVANDTQYGLQAGIYTENIHHALKAAKEIDAGSVMINKQSTFRTDNMPFGGFKMSGLGKEGLKYAIEDMTRTKLIVLNTN
- a CDS encoding class III signal peptide-containing protein, producing the protein MNIFKDERAQGSAELVLLFGGMIVIVIIGALSYRNYVTNIGNEINSTDVQEMTNSIQNLKNDF
- a CDS encoding type II secretion system F family protein, with protein sequence MAVIPQALSPIANIIDGIIPDNLLIKFQEILIRSGMYVKASEILTLAFIASIFIGIIALVVSSVAEIDPIISGVVGFLIPPVLMGGYIFLMMERRVDAIEQTTPDFLRQVASLLRAGVGLETALEDVSKHGGGPLNDELKRAVIEIKIGRTFDDAIMSMGERLKSKNLDRTFRMILEGRRAGGSLSDVIETVAEDLRAVLALKRERKANVMMSVMFLIIAAIVAAPFALGMIMVYSGFIESLGKPNPLLGAAVTAAGGYIIIHSVIAGLLIGIILYGSAKKGVKFAVPLAIAAYGIFLLVGKFGILVVGG
- a CDS encoding aminopeptidase P family protein, translated to MDNFKRLLENMVEKNIPASLFMENKNIFYLTEFNPSSFAVLVMMEEPVLYVNKMDLEEANNFSKVPVEEFKSFKELKSFISDLEISKLVLEDSLSLGIFNKIKGPWNFSCQDLISPFRRIKSSNEINKIKKSLSIAEKSIKQIDIRGNEWEVAAELDYVMKKNGSQKTAFETIVASGPRSSLPHARPSKNLIDTPVMIDWGAVFENYCSDLTRTIVKTEKQEEIKNILLEAQKEGINSISPGVPVSEIDSVVRNVITEYGYGDNFIHSTGHGVGLEVHEAPSLSIKDDSVLEKNMVITIEPGIYLEGEFGVRVEDMVIVKNQAKVLSKLSHDLY
- a CDS encoding HIT family protein, with the translated sequence MFQELDLIICEYCAIEGYYGTQIYEFDKWILYLAPSQRYFGTCVLALKRQCRDLMDLNQSEWLEFGEIVKLLEESLTSLFQPDLFNWSCFKNSAFRSDNPEPEIHWHLMPRYKNPVTFNGTIFEDPDFGYIPQPITKTIPAELMEMLKKSLESVIQQKQI
- the ercA gene encoding alcohol dehydrogenase-like regulatory protein ErcA, whose protein sequence is MSSPLDLRKFVTAEFIFGNGARLLAGRYAKNLAAKKILIVTDPGIVKVGLVDELSDLLNNENLEYEIYDNVNPNPRDHEVMEGAEIYSSEECNLIIALGGGSPMDCAKGIGIVSSNNQHILEFEGVDQVSMPSPPLICIPTTAGTSADVSQFAIILDTKRQVKIAIISKATVPDAALIDPGSTMTMNIALTANTGFDALIHSIEAYVSNASSHITDLHALDSIKLVSENIIPVLGDLQNIELRSKMMMGSLEGGLAFSNASLGLIHAMAHSLGGLKDLAHGECNAILLEHVIDFNFDSEIKKYTKISQAMGINIDGLNHTQVKEELISHIKNLKETAKIRGNLSNLGVKEEDIEDLARMALNDPCVVTNPVRPTVQDIEEIFRNAL
- a CDS encoding sensor histidine kinase, with protein sequence MPSENFDEWDKLREKIIGFGEKSIQKSYYPELQERLNELERFKTLLDQANDAIFLIKLPQAHIYDLNHSAYVQLGYFSHEILKKPIFELINSEDHHVVKDIFLNIEYYKINKLQHPEGQNFEINFIKKDSSNITMEVNISIVNFSGSDYAVMVARDITERKLSEEKIKASLEEKKVLLKEIHHRVKNNLQIISSLLSLQSDNIKDNQDKKIFKESQDRIKSMALIHEQLYQSKDLARINFATYVNNMMVYLFHSYSMDKMIDLKLDLDNINLEIETAIPCGLIINELVSNSLKHAFKGRNTGEIFIKFKMFNENLVLELMDDGIGFNDNEIYESNSLGLKLVTILVEQLDGELEITHENGSEFIIKFKEHIYNPRI
- a CDS encoding site-2 protease family protein produces the protein MVKFTSREIRDIIISMLVIALVFAFAFSNKNLTLTISLFPITLIAVGLGFVLHELSHKLVAIKYGFWAEYRLWVEGLILALVTSYFGFVFAAPGAVYIHGEYIDKEQNGKISLAGPVTNIILALIFLALIPYVQGSLILSAITQLGFAINSFLAFFNLIPFAILDGAKIFRWNPLIWVIAILIAGSMTFYSMTGGL